One Thermococcus kodakarensis KOD1 genomic window carries:
- the nuoF gene encoding NADH-quinone oxidoreductase subunit NuoF, whose amino-acid sequence MSEIKAIAVGMNSCGIAAGARETYEAIKAELEKRNLNIKLKIVGCVGMCYREPLVDIITEDEIITYGHVDPKKVPRIIEEHVINGRPIKEWIVKRDWWENGERKTWDVDGYFAKQKKIVLENSGYIDPENIDEYIQAGGYEALKKALKMDPEEIIEIITKSGLRGRGGAGFPTGLKWKFTRQAPGDEKYVICNADEGDPGAFMDRNVLEGDPHRVIEGMIIGAYAIGATKGFIYVRAEYPLAIRRLKIALKQARERGFLGENILGSGFSFDIVIKEGAGAFVCGEETALIASIEGKRGMPRPRPPYPAQKGLWGKPTNINNVETWANVPWIIRHGWEAYASLGTEKSKGTKVFALSGKIKHGGNVEVPMGITLREILYEIGGGTKTGKRIKAVQLGGPSGGCIPEELFDTPVDYESVNATGAIMGSGGMVVMDEDTCMVDVAKFFLDFTVKESCGKCTFCRIGTKRMWEILDRFTRGEATEEDLEKLERLAYQVKAGSLCGLGQTAPNPVLTTLRYFREEYIEHINGRCPAKVCKPLIRYVIITDKCTGCTACAIFCPANAISGERLKPHFIDQEACIKCGTCYEVCRFNAIEILTGREE is encoded by the coding sequence ATGTCTGAGATCAAGGCCATAGCGGTCGGCATGAACTCCTGTGGTATAGCGGCCGGTGCCAGGGAGACCTACGAGGCAATTAAGGCGGAGCTGGAGAAGAGGAACCTCAACATCAAGCTCAAGATAGTCGGCTGCGTCGGTATGTGCTACCGCGAGCCCCTCGTGGACATAATCACTGAGGACGAAATCATAACCTACGGCCACGTTGACCCAAAGAAGGTTCCGAGGATCATAGAGGAGCACGTCATCAACGGGAGGCCCATAAAGGAGTGGATAGTCAAGCGCGACTGGTGGGAGAACGGCGAGAGGAAGACGTGGGACGTGGATGGTTACTTCGCCAAGCAGAAGAAGATAGTCCTCGAGAACTCTGGCTACATCGACCCCGAGAACATAGACGAGTACATCCAGGCAGGCGGCTACGAGGCGCTTAAAAAGGCCCTTAAGATGGATCCGGAGGAGATAATTGAAATAATCACCAAGTCTGGCCTGAGGGGTAGGGGAGGCGCGGGCTTCCCCACCGGCCTGAAGTGGAAGTTCACTCGCCAAGCCCCGGGAGACGAGAAGTACGTTATCTGCAACGCCGACGAAGGCGATCCTGGGGCATTTATGGACAGGAACGTCCTTGAAGGGGATCCACACCGCGTGATCGAGGGAATGATAATCGGCGCCTACGCGATCGGGGCAACGAAGGGCTTCATATACGTCCGTGCCGAGTACCCGCTGGCGATAAGAAGGCTAAAGATAGCCCTGAAACAGGCTAGGGAGAGGGGCTTCCTCGGCGAGAACATCCTCGGGAGCGGTTTCTCCTTCGACATCGTCATCAAAGAGGGCGCCGGTGCCTTCGTTTGCGGTGAGGAGACTGCCCTGATTGCCTCCATAGAGGGCAAGCGCGGAATGCCGAGGCCGAGGCCGCCTTATCCTGCCCAGAAGGGCCTGTGGGGCAAACCAACCAACATAAACAACGTGGAGACTTGGGCGAACGTGCCCTGGATAATAAGGCATGGCTGGGAGGCCTACGCCTCACTTGGGACGGAGAAGAGCAAGGGCACCAAGGTCTTCGCGCTGTCGGGCAAGATAAAGCACGGCGGCAACGTTGAGGTTCCGATGGGAATCACGCTTAGGGAGATACTCTACGAGATAGGCGGCGGGACGAAGACGGGTAAGAGGATTAAAGCTGTTCAGCTCGGCGGGCCTTCCGGCGGCTGCATACCAGAGGAGCTCTTCGACACTCCCGTTGACTACGAGAGCGTGAATGCAACGGGAGCGATAATGGGAAGCGGCGGAATGGTGGTTATGGACGAGGACACCTGTATGGTTGACGTCGCCAAGTTCTTCCTCGACTTCACGGTCAAGGAGTCCTGCGGTAAGTGCACCTTCTGCCGCATAGGCACCAAGAGGATGTGGGAAATCCTTGACAGGTTCACTAGGGGAGAGGCGACCGAGGAGGACCTTGAAAAGCTTGAGCGGCTCGCCTATCAGGTTAAGGCCGGCTCGCTCTGCGGTCTCGGGCAGACCGCCCCGAACCCGGTTCTAACGACGCTCCGCTACTTCAGGGAAGAATACATAGAGCACATAAACGGCCGCTGTCCGGCGAAGGTCTGCAAGCCGCTCATAAGGTACGTCATAATAACGGATAAGTGTACGGGCTGCACCGCCTGCGCCATCTTCTGCCCGGCCAATGCCATCAGCGGCGAGAGGCTCAAGCCCCACTTCATTGACCAAGAGGCGTGCATCAAGTGCGGTACCTGCTACGAAGTGTGCCGCTTCAACGCCATTGAAATCCTCACCGGGAGGGAGGAGTGA
- a CDS encoding DUF257 domain-containing protein has translation MENETRTHDYSRIPFFQGKNLKPGSLVLIENISSPGAKLSFYALLKVSKEKGIPLIVEDIFDTLPIYVKHIELMGFHVPSESINVIKVAGIDSVGNVVEKLSFEADPNFYIPKKERAVSKIVGDNTPHILLILGLERLLMFQRNLRDLYPIVRYFRENLNSPNRATISIIETPVLNSIKPNPLPMLESVASSVIELYMENEALIVRPKKALSLFTVNAERFKVSLGDIVEVLREW, from the coding sequence GTGGAGAACGAAACCAGAACCCATGATTATTCAAGAATCCCATTTTTCCAAGGCAAGAACCTTAAACCAGGTAGTCTTGTTCTTATTGAAAACATCTCCTCCCCAGGTGCGAAACTGAGCTTCTATGCACTTCTAAAGGTATCCAAGGAAAAAGGGATTCCCCTGATCGTGGAAGACATATTCGACACCCTCCCGATTTACGTAAAACACATTGAGCTGATGGGTTTCCATGTCCCATCGGAAAGCATTAACGTCATTAAAGTGGCCGGGATAGATAGCGTTGGGAACGTCGTGGAAAAGCTATCTTTTGAGGCCGATCCAAACTTCTACATCCCGAAGAAGGAGAGAGCAGTTTCAAAGATTGTCGGAGATAATACTCCCCACATCCTCCTCATTCTCGGCCTGGAACGGTTGTTAATGTTCCAGCGCAATCTGCGTGACCTGTATCCAATAGTGAGGTACTTCAGGGAAAACCTAAACTCCCCGAACAGGGCCACGATAAGCATCATAGAAACGCCCGTCCTGAATAGCATTAAGCCAAACCCACTGCCAATGCTCGAATCAGTCGCCTCTTCAGTTATAGAGCTCTACATGGAAAATGAGGCACTGATAGTACGTCCCAAAAAGGCCCTCTCACTATTTACCGTCAATGCTGAGAGGTTCAAAGTCAGCCTGGGCGACATCGTTGAGGTGCTGAGGGAATGGTAA
- a CDS encoding NAD(P)-binding protein, whose amino-acid sequence MVKIILNGKETEVPDGKPLIEFLREITHVPGFCYTEELDPYGSCRLCLVSTPRGVTTSCTLKPMEGLSVETLTDEVVSMRKTALELILSDHYGDCIGPCQDGCPAHSDVQGYLALIAMGKYHEAVKLMKEKYILPAVLGRVCPAFCEEACRRNLVDEPLAIRQLKRFAADYDLEHGPWIPEIPPSTGKRIAVVGGGPAGLACAYYLRTMGHEVTIFEAMPELGGMMRYGIPPYRLPRDVLDKDIATVIETGIEVKTNTALGRDVTLDELMEKYDAVFLGVGAWKSRRMGIPGEELEGVMHGIEFLRMVNTGEEVKLGERVIVVGGGNTAMDVARTALRLGAKVTVVYRRSKAEMPANEREVEEAIEEGIEFLFLTNPVRILGDGKVEEVELIKMRLGEPDASGRRRPIPIEGSEFRVKADNVILAIGQYCDEEFLRSLGIEAKRGKAIVDDVTLQTNLPGVFAGGDLVLGPSTVIESIATGRRAAIMIDLYLKGKLEKAREVLLEPEKHIEEVLNDEDLYRVLFDLRPYNHWKKATEKDYEHVERRPRAKVELLDPEVRKQNFEEVEPPLTEEQVLEEAKRCMSCGCMEVFRCKLREYATLYNARQDAFEGEGNRFELDESHPFVTLDNNKCVLCGQCVRFTHEVAGEGVVDYMFRGFKTMISPPLGDTLGDAEGLFIGEMTDLCPVGAITEKLPFLKPGPWKTTPVKTVCNGCSFACEMNIEVYDGMLVRASRVEEGWNGHLCDVCRFMRPWAEDLAGPLLNGEPVSWEEARRFIAERDYALILTPELTNEEIAFFKEFAEKRGIPIGSTVEGGLSTATFEDIRKAKRVLLKADPEKYPLLKLLLKDKDVVEEDYEVAILEGPAEPLEAPTLILHEGVNAAGLIRAGIVGIPESKAYVVIGRAERELDGDVLVLPAGLWAAKEGTITNAFGMELEVKKVVEGYSPLELFS is encoded by the coding sequence ATGGTCAAGATTATTCTCAACGGTAAGGAAACCGAGGTTCCTGATGGAAAGCCCCTCATAGAGTTTCTAAGGGAGATTACCCACGTCCCTGGCTTCTGCTATACGGAAGAGCTCGACCCCTACGGCTCCTGCCGCCTCTGCCTCGTTAGCACTCCGAGGGGCGTTACAACCTCCTGCACCCTAAAGCCTATGGAAGGTCTCAGCGTTGAAACGCTCACGGACGAAGTTGTCTCGATGAGGAAGACCGCCCTGGAGTTGATTCTCTCAGACCACTACGGCGACTGTATAGGGCCGTGCCAGGACGGCTGTCCGGCCCACAGCGACGTTCAGGGGTATTTAGCTCTCATAGCGATGGGCAAGTACCACGAGGCCGTGAAGCTGATGAAGGAGAAGTACATTCTTCCTGCCGTCCTCGGAAGGGTCTGCCCTGCCTTCTGTGAGGAGGCCTGCAGGAGGAATCTCGTTGACGAGCCCTTGGCGATAAGGCAGCTCAAGCGCTTTGCCGCTGATTACGACCTTGAGCACGGCCCGTGGATACCCGAGATTCCGCCTTCGACGGGGAAGCGCATCGCCGTCGTTGGAGGCGGCCCAGCTGGCCTCGCCTGCGCCTACTACCTGCGCACGATGGGCCACGAGGTCACCATCTTTGAGGCCATGCCCGAGCTAGGCGGAATGATGCGCTATGGAATCCCACCCTACAGGCTCCCAAGGGATGTCCTTGACAAGGACATCGCGACCGTCATCGAGACGGGCATTGAAGTGAAGACAAATACTGCCCTCGGGAGGGACGTAACCCTTGATGAGTTAATGGAGAAGTACGATGCCGTCTTTCTCGGCGTTGGTGCTTGGAAGAGCAGGAGGATGGGCATCCCGGGAGAGGAGCTTGAGGGAGTGATGCACGGCATAGAGTTCCTGCGGATGGTCAACACTGGCGAAGAAGTGAAGCTCGGCGAGCGCGTCATCGTCGTCGGCGGTGGGAACACTGCCATGGACGTGGCAAGGACGGCTCTGAGGCTCGGGGCTAAGGTTACAGTCGTTTATCGCCGCTCCAAGGCGGAGATGCCGGCCAACGAGCGCGAGGTCGAGGAGGCCATTGAGGAGGGCATCGAGTTCCTGTTCCTCACGAACCCGGTTAGGATACTCGGAGACGGCAAAGTTGAGGAGGTCGAGCTGATAAAGATGCGCCTCGGCGAGCCTGACGCGAGCGGCAGGAGGAGGCCGATACCAATAGAGGGTTCCGAGTTCCGCGTTAAGGCCGACAACGTCATCCTGGCGATAGGCCAGTACTGCGATGAGGAGTTCCTAAGGAGTCTCGGCATCGAGGCCAAGCGCGGGAAGGCCATTGTGGACGATGTAACCCTTCAGACAAACCTTCCGGGAGTTTTCGCAGGTGGAGACCTCGTCCTCGGTCCCTCGACCGTCATAGAGAGCATCGCCACCGGAAGAAGGGCGGCGATAATGATAGACCTCTACCTCAAGGGCAAGCTTGAGAAGGCGAGGGAAGTTCTGCTTGAACCCGAGAAGCACATCGAAGAAGTTCTGAACGATGAAGACCTTTACAGGGTTCTCTTCGACCTCAGGCCATACAACCACTGGAAGAAGGCCACGGAGAAGGACTACGAGCACGTGGAGAGAAGGCCGAGGGCGAAGGTGGAGCTCCTTGATCCAGAGGTCAGGAAGCAGAACTTCGAGGAGGTTGAGCCTCCCCTAACGGAGGAGCAGGTTCTTGAGGAGGCAAAGCGCTGTATGAGCTGCGGCTGTATGGAGGTCTTCCGCTGTAAGCTGAGAGAATATGCCACGCTCTACAACGCGAGGCAGGACGCCTTCGAGGGGGAGGGGAACAGGTTCGAGCTCGACGAGAGCCACCCGTTCGTCACCCTCGACAACAACAAGTGCGTCCTCTGCGGCCAGTGCGTCCGCTTCACCCACGAGGTTGCGGGAGAGGGCGTCGTTGACTACATGTTCAGGGGCTTCAAGACGATGATCTCTCCGCCCTTGGGCGACACTCTCGGGGACGCTGAAGGGCTCTTCATAGGCGAGATGACAGACCTCTGTCCTGTTGGAGCGATAACCGAGAAGCTTCCCTTCCTCAAGCCCGGGCCTTGGAAGACAACCCCCGTTAAAACGGTCTGCAACGGGTGTTCCTTTGCGTGCGAGATGAACATAGAGGTCTACGACGGCATGCTCGTTAGGGCTTCGAGGGTTGAGGAGGGCTGGAACGGACACCTCTGCGACGTCTGCCGCTTCATGAGACCCTGGGCCGAGGACTTAGCTGGACCACTCCTAAACGGAGAGCCCGTGAGCTGGGAGGAGGCTAGGAGGTTCATAGCCGAGAGGGACTACGCGCTCATACTCACTCCGGAGCTCACCAACGAGGAGATAGCCTTCTTTAAGGAGTTCGCCGAGAAGCGCGGCATTCCCATAGGCTCAACGGTCGAGGGAGGGCTTTCAACCGCGACTTTCGAAGACATTAGAAAGGCAAAGCGCGTTCTCCTGAAGGCCGACCCCGAGAAGTACCCGCTCCTAAAGCTCCTGCTGAAGGACAAGGATGTGGTCGAGGAAGACTACGAGGTTGCTATACTCGAGGGGCCAGCGGAGCCTCTCGAAGCCCCGACGCTCATCCTCCACGAGGGAGTTAACGCCGCCGGACTCATAAGGGCTGGAATAGTCGGAATCCCGGAGAGCAAGGCCTACGTAGTGATTGGAAGGGCCGAGAGGGAGCTCGATGGGGACGTGTTGGTTCTTCCCGCGGGCCTCTGGGCGGCCAAGGAAGGAACCATTACAAACGCCTTCGGGATGGAGCTGGAAGTGAAGAAGGTTGTGGAGGGTTACTCTCCGCTGGAGCTTTTCTCCTGA
- a CDS encoding methyl-accepting chemotaxis protein, whose protein sequence is MDIRNIEKASSALAQSVRIKTSSKESSRIISELAEEISGQFMDNNTTIIENIAKLSEVMEQLETFQRDFLPFFQRFETFAKEFNTLVENLEYVSRISDSIATVAKQTNLVALNASIEAARAGDAGRGFAVVAEEIRKMAVQTMELAKEIKDFNSKVMNQLETLRDALAVMDRIKEGTEILGKDISTIVEISSVLSEISKEQEEIVNDIKRLNGIAVALKKFSEMQDRYNKELASLLRNMVSEYSKESGAND, encoded by the coding sequence ATGGATATCAGGAACATAGAAAAGGCATCGAGCGCACTTGCACAATCGGTTAGAATAAAAACCTCGAGCAAAGAGTCCAGCAGGATAATCAGTGAGCTGGCGGAGGAAATCAGTGGGCAGTTCATGGATAACAACACGACCATAATAGAGAACATCGCCAAGCTTTCCGAGGTTATGGAGCAGCTTGAAACGTTTCAGCGGGACTTTCTTCCTTTCTTTCAGCGTTTTGAGACCTTCGCCAAGGAGTTTAACACCCTCGTGGAAAACCTGGAGTACGTTTCAAGGATAAGCGACTCAATAGCAACCGTTGCAAAGCAGACAAACCTCGTTGCCTTAAACGCCTCTATTGAAGCGGCAAGGGCGGGCGACGCTGGAAGGGGTTTCGCCGTTGTGGCTGAGGAGATAAGAAAGATGGCAGTCCAGACGATGGAGCTGGCCAAGGAGATAAAGGACTTCAACTCCAAGGTAATGAACCAGCTTGAAACTCTGAGGGATGCACTGGCGGTTATGGACAGAATAAAGGAGGGAACAGAAATCCTTGGCAAAGATATAAGCACAATAGTTGAGATAAGCTCCGTCCTCAGTGAGATCTCCAAGGAGCAGGAGGAAATCGTTAACGATATCAAAAGGCTCAACGGAATAGCGGTCGCCCTCAAAAAGTTCTCGGAAATGCAGGACAGATACAATAAAGAACTAGCGTCCCTGCTTAGGAATATGGTTAGCGAATACTCGAAGGAGAGTGGTGCAAATGACTGA
- the pbp11 gene encoding tRNA-binding protein Pbp11 produces MVRILGRKRHKGEIIASRYPVGKFRVEKVLKVAFREVLVGEVLEGIIYPGYKLKGSSVGVIRAIEREHRKVDFAVAGDKVAIMMESPTKAEEGQILEVYQS; encoded by the coding sequence ATGGTAAGGATACTCGGGAGGAAACGACATAAAGGGGAAATAATAGCGTCAAGGTACCCCGTTGGAAAGTTCAGGGTCGAGAAAGTCCTAAAAGTCGCGTTCAGAGAGGTTTTGGTGGGGGAAGTCCTCGAAGGGATTATATATCCCGGCTACAAGCTCAAGGGGTCGAGCGTTGGGGTCATCAGGGCTATTGAACGAGAGCACAGAAAAGTTGACTTTGCCGTTGCTGGAGACAAAGTTGCCATTATGATGGAAAGCCCAACAAAAGCCGAGGAAGGCCAGATTCTTGAGGTTTACCAGTCGTGA
- a CDS encoding DUF257 domain-containing protein, translated as MDQAIPNVEFVDFSHLVETIQPGETVLIEHRTSYVPEFTLKLVADYTKENGVPLVIDDNFDTLYTLILHLRLMGVEVDLDHAYVIKTGGTHNIGGKVKRIEFHPDPRVFLRNYTNASSEILVEGKTPAINLVLGLENILMIMRDSRDFYRLLLSLQRYVGNKNRIALYLINRNIVESMMPGFFLPELERIATTVIETNSYPTGAILTFKKSINPAVIGTTVGIDVGGIVSGERNQNP; from the coding sequence TTGGATCAGGCAATCCCCAATGTTGAATTCGTGGACTTCTCACATCTAGTCGAGACAATACAGCCAGGTGAGACGGTACTGATAGAGCACAGGACATCATACGTCCCAGAATTCACGTTAAAACTGGTCGCAGATTACACCAAGGAGAATGGAGTACCTCTCGTAATAGACGACAATTTTGACACGCTGTACACTCTAATCCTCCACCTCAGGCTCATGGGCGTGGAAGTCGACCTTGACCATGCATACGTCATAAAAACTGGGGGAACTCACAATATCGGAGGAAAAGTCAAGCGGATAGAGTTCCATCCCGACCCGAGGGTGTTCCTTAGAAACTACACCAACGCAAGTTCTGAGATTTTGGTTGAGGGAAAAACACCTGCGATAAATCTGGTTCTTGGGTTAGAAAACATCCTTATGATCATGCGCGATTCCAGGGACTTCTACCGACTTCTGCTAAGCCTCCAGAGATACGTTGGGAACAAAAATAGAATTGCACTCTACCTGATAAACAGGAACATAGTCGAGAGCATGATGCCCGGCTTCTTCCTCCCAGAGCTTGAGAGGATAGCGACTACCGTCATCGAAACGAACTCCTACCCCACTGGTGCGATTCTGACGTTTAAAAAGAGTATTAATCCTGCCGTGATAGGCACCACTGTTGGAATAGACGTGGGAGGGATCGTTAGTGGAGAACGAAACCAGAACCCATGA
- a CDS encoding TatD family hydrolase, producing MIIWDDHFHVDPYHGLFLEAVKQFHRAGGTHLVVVYKTAHDYGFPGLRAEDFMKAMDFHVELVEKINRETPVKAYAVVGVHPAEFDYLARQKGLEYAKNEVMKALEYAQKLCLEGKAIGIGEIGRPHYEVPAEIWEASIELMKYGMSLAKEADCAVQLHTESFNEEKFRELGEYVKEVGIKPHKVVKHFSPPLVKVAEEVGVFPSVIASRKNIEEAIKQGNRFMMETDYIDDKRRPGAVLGPKTVPKRTKAFLQQGIFTEEDVYKIHVENPKKVYGVEIEG from the coding sequence ATGATAATCTGGGACGACCACTTCCACGTTGACCCGTACCACGGTCTCTTTCTGGAAGCGGTGAAGCAGTTCCACAGGGCAGGGGGAACACATCTCGTCGTTGTTTACAAAACAGCCCACGACTACGGATTTCCAGGACTTAGGGCTGAGGACTTCATGAAGGCGATGGACTTCCACGTTGAACTCGTCGAAAAGATAAACCGGGAGACGCCGGTTAAGGCCTACGCCGTCGTTGGAGTCCACCCGGCTGAGTTCGACTACCTGGCGAGGCAGAAGGGGCTTGAGTACGCCAAAAACGAAGTTATGAAAGCCCTGGAGTACGCCCAGAAGCTCTGCCTCGAGGGAAAAGCGATAGGCATAGGAGAGATAGGAAGACCCCACTACGAGGTTCCAGCGGAGATCTGGGAAGCGAGCATAGAACTGATGAAGTACGGGATGAGCCTAGCGAAGGAAGCTGACTGCGCCGTCCAGCTCCATACGGAGAGCTTCAACGAGGAGAAGTTCAGGGAGCTTGGGGAGTACGTGAAGGAAGTCGGGATAAAGCCCCACAAGGTCGTCAAGCACTTCTCCCCACCTCTTGTGAAAGTGGCAGAAGAAGTTGGGGTCTTCCCGAGCGTCATAGCGAGCAGAAAGAACATCGAAGAGGCAATAAAGCAGGGAAACCGCTTCATGATGGAGACCGACTACATAGACGACAAAAGAAGACCCGGAGCCGTTCTCGGGCCAAAGACCGTCCCCAAGAGGACGAAGGCCTTCCTCCAGCAGGGCATATTCACTGAGGAAGACGTCTACAAGATTCACGTCGAGAACCCGAAAAAGGTGTATGGAGTGGAAATAGAGGGGTGA
- a CDS encoding V-type ATP synthase subunit D → MAELLNVKPTRMELLNLKRRITLAKKGHKLLKDKQDALVMEFFTIYDEALRLREELNEKMMEAFKALQRAEIDVGTLRMKEISLSVKPNREVEVKTRNVMGVPVPLIEAESFKRSAGERGYAFVSSSARVDLAAEKFEEVLDLAVRLAEVEETLKRLAKEIEVTKRRVNALEYIIIPRMEATVKFIKQRLDEMERENFFRLKRVKALIEARSGS, encoded by the coding sequence ATGGCAGAGCTGCTCAACGTGAAGCCCACCAGGATGGAGCTCCTCAACCTCAAGAGGCGCATTACTTTAGCCAAGAAGGGCCACAAGCTCCTCAAGGACAAGCAGGACGCCCTCGTCATGGAGTTCTTCACGATCTACGACGAGGCGCTCCGCCTGAGGGAAGAGCTGAACGAGAAGATGATGGAGGCCTTTAAAGCCCTCCAGAGAGCGGAAATTGACGTCGGTACACTCCGCATGAAGGAGATAAGCCTCTCAGTCAAGCCAAACAGGGAGGTTGAGGTAAAGACCAGGAACGTGATGGGCGTTCCAGTCCCGCTCATCGAGGCCGAGTCCTTCAAGAGGAGCGCCGGAGAAAGGGGATACGCCTTCGTCTCAAGCTCGGCAAGGGTGGATCTGGCCGCAGAAAAGTTTGAAGAAGTTCTCGACCTTGCCGTCCGCCTTGCCGAGGTAGAAGAGACCCTCAAAAGGCTCGCCAAGGAGATCGAGGTCACTAAGAGGCGCGTCAACGCTCTCGAGTACATCATAATTCCGCGCATGGAGGCAACCGTCAAGTTCATCAAGCAGCGCTTGGATGAGATGGAGCGCGAGAACTTCTTCAGGCTGAAGAGGGTCAAGGCCCTCATTGAGGCCAGAAGTGGCTCTTAA
- a CDS encoding MBL fold metallo-hydrolase, producing MGEYFIEPGLDPRKDHVLYRDEEHTVVYLGTQEGGEDVDVNSYLIVSRGRGFLLDPGGYKIFSKVLANASKYVDPRNIEYIYICHQDPDVAGSLPLWREISNAKIVTHWLWTRFLPHFGFEDSKSVTHELPDEGETLNFGATTLEFIPAHFLHSPGHFTVYDRRSKFLFTGDIGIALLDDPYIVVENMERHIQAMRPIHERLMASNRAIKAWLNRVRHLDVEAILPQHGAIIPKRHIPRFYDFLENLKCGVDLLR from the coding sequence ATGGGAGAATACTTCATAGAACCTGGACTCGACCCTCGAAAAGACCACGTTCTCTACAGGGATGAGGAGCATACGGTCGTTTACCTAGGCACCCAGGAAGGTGGTGAGGACGTTGACGTCAACAGCTATCTGATAGTCAGCAGAGGGAGAGGTTTCCTCCTGGATCCAGGAGGGTACAAGATATTCTCAAAAGTTCTCGCAAACGCCTCCAAGTACGTCGATCCAAGGAACATAGAGTACATCTACATCTGCCACCAGGATCCCGACGTTGCCGGAAGCCTCCCCCTGTGGAGGGAGATAAGCAACGCCAAAATAGTTACCCACTGGCTCTGGACGAGGTTTCTGCCGCACTTCGGCTTTGAGGACTCCAAGAGTGTAACCCACGAGCTTCCCGATGAGGGCGAAACCCTGAACTTTGGCGCCACTACGCTTGAGTTCATACCTGCACATTTCCTCCACAGTCCGGGGCACTTCACGGTGTACGACCGCAGGAGCAAGTTTCTGTTTACTGGGGACATAGGAATAGCCCTCCTAGACGATCCCTACATAGTCGTTGAAAACATGGAAAGACACATACAAGCTATGAGGCCCATACACGAGAGGCTCATGGCGAGCAACAGGGCCATAAAGGCCTGGCTCAACAGGGTGAGACACCTCGATGTAGAGGCTATACTGCCACAGCACGGCGCTATAATTCCAAAGAGACACATTCCAAGATTCTACGACTTCCTTGAGAACCTCAAGTGCGGGGTCGATCTGCTCCGCTGA
- a CDS encoding alanyl-tRNA editing protein, with the protein MTEKLFYKDPYLREARAKIEKIEAVEDGKIRVLLDRTIFYPEGGGQPSDRGIIEGDGFRVLVEKVSGKEEIWHEGKLEGRLPEAREEVRLVLDWEWRYENMKNHTGQHVLSAIIKGLYGAETTGFQIFENYNKIEIDYPGELTWEMIQEIERKTNEVIWGDLPVEVEEYQYLPEDVVKILRKHVSKVHDRIRIIKIGTVDATPCGGTHVKSTREIGFLKILRFYRKSRKLWRIEFVAGNRALRTLNGILSDYWNALDEMPNKNPPLVERIQELKETMDKLEAEKDELKEELWEWKGKYLLEKSEKIGDIRVVTLIEGKPMKEVQGFAVKFVEKNPRTVLLVVGENYVLFARNEDVNVSMRELFERVASQLGGKGGGTDNLARGKVDAEPRVILQTARDVLKELLEG; encoded by the coding sequence ATGACTGAAAAGCTGTTTTATAAGGATCCCTACCTTCGTGAAGCTAGGGCAAAGATTGAAAAAATTGAAGCCGTAGAAGACGGGAAGATAAGGGTTCTTCTCGACAGAACAATATTCTACCCAGAAGGGGGTGGCCAGCCCTCGGACAGGGGGATTATCGAGGGAGACGGTTTCAGGGTTCTAGTCGAGAAAGTCAGCGGAAAAGAAGAGATATGGCATGAAGGAAAGTTAGAAGGGAGGCTGCCAGAGGCTAGGGAAGAAGTTAGGCTCGTTCTCGACTGGGAGTGGAGATACGAGAACATGAAGAACCACACTGGCCAGCACGTTCTTTCGGCGATAATCAAAGGGCTCTACGGGGCAGAGACAACGGGCTTCCAGATTTTTGAGAACTACAACAAGATCGAGATTGACTATCCTGGAGAACTTACGTGGGAGATGATACAGGAGATAGAGAGAAAGACCAACGAAGTCATCTGGGGCGATCTTCCGGTGGAAGTGGAGGAGTACCAGTACCTCCCGGAGGACGTTGTGAAAATCCTCAGAAAGCATGTCAGCAAAGTCCACGACAGGATAAGGATCATCAAAATCGGAACCGTTGATGCAACACCATGCGGAGGAACCCACGTGAAGAGCACCCGCGAGATTGGCTTCCTCAAGATACTCAGGTTCTACAGGAAGAGCAGGAAGCTCTGGAGGATAGAGTTCGTCGCGGGGAACAGGGCTTTAAGGACGCTTAACGGTATCCTGTCGGATTACTGGAACGCACTAGACGAGATGCCAAACAAAAACCCGCCTCTAGTTGAAAGGATTCAGGAGCTTAAAGAGACAATGGACAAGCTGGAGGCAGAGAAAGATGAACTCAAGGAGGAGCTCTGGGAATGGAAGGGCAAGTACCTCCTAGAGAAGTCCGAGAAGATAGGGGACATCAGAGTGGTAACCCTGATTGAAGGCAAGCCTATGAAAGAAGTCCAGGGCTTTGCGGTGAAATTCGTTGAGAAGAACCCCAGAACGGTACTGCTCGTGGTAGGAGAGAACTATGTACTATTTGCCAGAAACGAGGATGTAAACGTTTCAATGAGGGAGCTCTTTGAGCGAGTGGCTTCGCAGCTGGGAGGAAAGGGCGGAGGAACCGACAACCTGGCCAGAGGGAAAGTTGATGCAGAGCCGAGAGTAATACTGCAGACCGCCAGGGACGTACTAAAAGAACTGCTGGAGGGTTAA